The genomic region ATTCGCCAACAACGCCACGGTCATGAAGACCGGACAGAACCAACGCAACAGTTTATGTGACCAGAAGGCAAATGCGATGTATCCATATCGAGGACTCAACAGTCCCTTCAGGTGTCGTAAACTCTGAAATCCGCCGGTACCAATGCGGACACGACGTTTGAATTCTGCCTGTACCGAAGTAGCAGATTCCTCGGTTGCGAAGGCACTGCCGTCATAGATCAGACGTTGCCCCATCAGATGGACCCGCATCCCAATCAGGAAATCATCGATGATCGTTTCTGGTGGAATGGGCATGTAGATCGACTTGCGTAAGGCATACAGTGCACCGTTTACGCCCAGTACGGCTCCGAGGTTCGTTTCACACTGTTTCAGGAAGTTTTCATATTTCCAATACAGGCCATCCACATTTTTTCCCGTCTCTGAATCTTCGAGAATCAACTGCCCACAGACACCGCCGATGGTTTCATCGTCAAAGTGACGTACCAGTTGTTTGAGGCACTGTGGATCCATGTGCGTATTGGCATCAGAGAAGACCAGGATTTCACCGCGGGCCGCCGGTACACAGTCATTCAAGACCGATGACTTGCCCCGGCGTTCTTCGAACTGCAGCAGGCGCACGCGGTCATCGTCATACATGGTGACCAGTTCGCCGGTCAGGTCTTCGTTCCCGTCGCAGCCGATCAGGACCTCAAGTTTGTCGGCAGGGTAGTCCAGCTGCGCAAGATTATTCAAACGATCGAGAATGACATTCTCTTCCCGATAGGCGGCGATAATAATCGACACAAAGGGGAGTTCGCCCGTCGTTGTCGTTTCGCCCTGATTGCTTGTGAATTCTTCCGCGCGTCGGGAATGACGCCTTGAGAGCAGCCAGATCAGCAGTGGATAGCCGACATAAGCGTAGGCGATCAACGCGACGGATCCCCAGAAGAGGCTGATGAAGACTGTGGATGTCATGGTGCCACCTTTGGCTGATGTTGTTTGTAGGGGAGTTCGGCCTGATTGATTTCTGGTCTGCTGACGGGTTCCGACTCCTGATGAACCTTAATCACTTTTGCAGGAATCCCGCCGACAGTGGTGTGTGCTGCGACGTCTTTCACCACAACCGCATTCGCCCCGATCTTCGAGTGCGAGCCAATTTCCACCGCACCAATCACCTTGGCTCCCGCACCGATAAAGATGTCCGATCCCAGTCGAGGAGATGTGTTGCGTTCCGCGCCGATGGTCACCTGGTGTTCCAGTTTGATGTCATCGCCGGCCTTGACCGAGCCGTTAATCACGATTCCCTGGCTGTGGATGATCACCAGGCGGCGACCAAAATCCGCACCGCGTCCAATGATGCACTGGCAGAAGATCGCATTGCATTTGTTGAAGATCATGGCCAGCGGCGCCAGCTTCCAGGCACTCGCCCACTGCATCAGGCGATACCAGAGCATCGCCATCGTGCCGTCGGTCAGGCACGTTTTCAGCAGGCTCCGCGCAGTCACACTGCCGTAGCACCATTCTGATTTTGCTTTCAGATCTTCCCAGAATTTCATGTTCAGCCCATTTCGATTCGAATTAATCAGATCCGGTGATGGACCAGCTGGTTTAACAGTTCCGCCAGTTGTCCTGCCTGGTGTTCCCGCTGGAACTGATCCCGTTTTTCCGGGTGAGGCATCGGTGAGACCGTTTGGCCACTCAGACGATTGACCAACCAGTGAGCAAGTTTGTTCGTTTCGCTGGCACGGAAATTCCCCTCCGGCCAAAAGTCCTGCAGGACGCCCGCCGTTTCTCCCGCGGGGGTGATCGACAGGATTTCCCGCTGGATTGCCAGGTATTCAAACAGCTTGGCTGGAGCCACACGATCGGCGCCTTCCACATCGCTGAGCAGCAGGCAGAGTGCATCCGCGGCTGCCATCTTTTTCAAGGCTTCGTGGTGGGCACAGTAGTCTTCGCAAATCAACGTGCAGTCCGTCTGGTTCAGACGATCCAGGATTTCCCGCTGTTCGGGAGTCTTTCTACCAATCACCTGCAGTTCCAGATGTTTCAGGATCGCAGGCTGTGACTGATGTACGGCTTCAATCGCCCGCACCAGTGGTTCAATCGTGGTCAGATTCCAGAGCGTTCCCGTATAGACAATCCGAAACTTTCTGCCACTCTCTGGTGAATAGGTCGATGTCGGCTCATGCGGCGTGTCAAAGTCATCCGGATCGTAGCCGTTATAGATACACTGGCCGACAGGCGAGGCTCCAAACTGCTCCGCCCGGTCCAGCAGACGCTGCGTACTGGCCTTCGTGGTAGCGACAATCGCGTCTGAGTGACGCATGACTTTTTTCTGCAGACGGGTCTGAATCAGATCCGAGATCCGGTCCCGCTGATGGTTCTCCAGGTATTTGCTGCTCAGATCCCACTCGTCACGGAAATCCGAAATCAGTGGCAGGTGGAATATTTTTTTGAGTTTGCTGGCCAGGATCAGGTTCGAATAGGGCGGGGCGGTCGCCAGGATGGCATCGTGGGGGACCCGCTTCAACAGCCGCTTACCGGCCTTGAGTGCATTCGGATACCAGAGAATCTGCGCGTCGGGCTGCAGCAGCATTCCCGCACCCGCTTTGACCACCTTTTTGCAGGATGACTTGAGCGAACCTGACAGGCTCACTTTCTGCGCCCCTACCTGCTTCTGGGCCATATTCTTCTTGAGTGTGTAGTCCGGTTCCCAGGTCCGGGCCTTTTCCAGATGTGTGTTCTCAGGAATATCGACCAGGAGGCTGTTATCGAACACCGGTACCGAAGGATTTGCAGCCATCAGCACGCTCACATCCCAGCCGAACTGCTTCAGGTATTTCACAAACTTGACGGGACGCTGTACGCCGGCACCGCCAACCGGGGGGAAATGATAGCTCACCAGCAGCAGTCGTTTACGTGACTCCTGTGGACGCGGCTGTTCTCCCGAATCGGACAGATCGACAGGTTGAGAGAGGATGGTAGACATAAATCAGAAATTCCTTTGTATACTCTCAGGCAGAAGCCCGTTGTTTGACTGGCGCTGGTTTCGTACCGGAAGCAAGCCAGTGGCTGACTCCCAGGGAGCGGATATCATATTGTGTGTGTTCCGAAAGCTGACGGACCGCTTCAATCGCGTAGGGGTGATTGTCGTGCATCAGGCAGAAATTCCCTGCCCGCGGCTGAAAGCGTTCGCACCACTGGTTGATTTGTGAGTTTTCAGTCATCTGGTAATCCCGCGGATCGGTATCCCAGAGCACGATGGTTTTGTGACGCCGCCAGAGCCCCAGCATTTTGCCCGCGGTCAGTTTTCCTTTAGGAGGCCGCACCAGGCGCGGAATGCTGCCGGTGATATCACTCAGAATCCGATCTGTCTGATCGATCTCTGCCAGAAACTGTCTGGCTGTCGTTTGTGCAGGCTCGCTGTGAGTCAGGGTGTGATTGCCGATTTCGTGCCCCTCCTGAACCATCCGCTGGATGATTTCGGGGTGACGCTGTGCCTGGACGCCGATCACAAAAAAAGTCGCCTGTTGCTGATACTGCAGCAGCAGATCCAGCAGGCGGGGGGTGTACTCCGGATGCGGACCATCATCGAAGGTCAACGCCAGCGGTACGGGCGCCTGCAAGTGGGAACCCGCTTGTGTCTCTGATGACAGAACCGGATGGGGAGACGTACCTTGAACCAGAAACAGTCGCCGTGGGACGACTGCAGTCAGCGAACGCTTAATCAACTGGCGAATCTGGTTCATGTTCGAATTTCAAACTGGTTGTCTGAGTTTTCTGTTTTTACGACGGTAGGACGATCGCGATTTCTGCTGTTCTGTTAAACCGGCTGAATACCGCGTACTGCAGTCAGACAAAATCTGACTGAGCTGCACAGCGGACTCCTGCCAGGTCAAAGGTTCGAAAACCCGTTGCTCCGGAATCGCAGGCACCGCCAGCATGCCCGACAGGGCGTCTGCCAGCAGCTGCGGGTTGTTCGGAGTCACCAGCCGATCCTGGAGGGGATCGGCGATCTCCGGAATCCCGCCCACGCGACTGGCCACGAAACGGCTTCCGCAGGAAATCGCTTCCAGCAGCACATTGGGAACCCCTTCTGAAAGGCTGGGCAGGGCAACGACATCAGCGGCCCGATACCAGTCTGCCAGTCGGGACTGTGGTTGTGATCCCTGCAACTGGAAATACTTGTCTAATCCATACTCTGTTACTTTCTGGCTCAAACGGGAATGTAATGAGCCGTTACCTAAAACATAGCATGTAAATGGAGGCCCCTGCTTACTTATTTTC from Gimesia sp. harbors:
- a CDS encoding glycosyltransferase family 2 protein produces the protein MTSTVFISLFWGSVALIAYAYVGYPLLIWLLSRRHSRRAEEFTSNQGETTTTGELPFVSIIIAAYREENVILDRLNNLAQLDYPADKLEVLIGCDGNEDLTGELVTMYDDDRVRLLQFEERRGKSSVLNDCVPAARGEILVFSDANTHMDPQCLKQLVRHFDDETIGGVCGQLILEDSETGKNVDGLYWKYENFLKQCETNLGAVLGVNGALYALRKSIYMPIPPETIIDDFLIGMRVHLMGQRLIYDGSAFATEESATSVQAEFKRRVRIGTGGFQSLRHLKGLLSPRYGYIAFAFWSHKLLRWFCPVFMTVALLANLCLLNQTLYQVTLLGQGLFYLSAFVGMKLANRGGVLRKLCRVPGMFVQMNLALGIGLFRWLFTRQTGTWERTERSATRVVPVDEGFPLEQQSDIDPETIENNIPSHHS
- a CDS encoding serine acetyltransferase gives rise to the protein MKFWEDLKAKSEWCYGSVTARSLLKTCLTDGTMAMLWYRLMQWASAWKLAPLAMIFNKCNAIFCQCIIGRGADFGRRLVIIHSQGIVINGSVKAGDDIKLEHQVTIGAERNTSPRLGSDIFIGAGAKVIGAVEIGSHSKIGANAVVVKDVAAHTTVGGIPAKVIKVHQESEPVSRPEINQAELPYKQHQPKVAP
- a CDS encoding polysaccharide deacetylase family protein, with amino-acid sequence MNQIRQLIKRSLTAVVPRRLFLVQGTSPHPVLSSETQAGSHLQAPVPLALTFDDGPHPEYTPRLLDLLLQYQQQATFFVIGVQAQRHPEIIQRMVQEGHEIGNHTLTHSEPAQTTARQFLAEIDQTDRILSDITGSIPRLVRPPKGKLTAGKMLGLWRRHKTIVLWDTDPRDYQMTENSQINQWCERFQPRAGNFCLMHDNHPYAIEAVRQLSEHTQYDIRSLGVSHWLASGTKPAPVKQRASA